From Camelina sativa cultivar DH55 chromosome 20, Cs, whole genome shotgun sequence, the proteins below share one genomic window:
- the LOC104769763 gene encoding zinc-finger homeodomain protein 8: MDVIATTTTIVSDLDSRQPEIEAPIRIQPAKPISFSNGKRCHHNHLASEAAAVATTYKECLKNHAARIGGHALDGCGEFMPSPAYNSNDPTTLTCAACGCHRNFHRREDDPLSASAVVPAIEFRPHNRHQLPPPPPPPHPVGIRSPDDDDSASPPPISSSYMLLALSGGGGGGANSAGPMSRKRFRTKFSQYQKEKMFEFAERVGWRMPRADDVAVKELCREIGVDKSVFKVWMHNNKISGRGGAKRANGGVVSGGDSRESVVPTNGSFSST; the protein is encoded by the exons ATGGATGTGATAGCAACTACAACAACTATTGTATCCGACTTGGATTCAAGGCAACCCGAAATCGAAGCTCCGATCCGGATCCAGCCCGCGAAGCCTATTTCTTTCTCCAACGGCAAACGCTGCCACCACAATCATCTTGCGTCCGAAGCGGCTGCGGTTGCGACAACTTACAAAGAATGCCTAAAGAACCACGCCGCAAGAATCGGAGGTCACGCTTTAGACGGATGCGGCGAGTTTATGCCGTCTCCGGCTTATAACTCCAACGACCCGACTACACTAACGTGCGCCGCTTGTG GTTGCCACCGTAACTTCCACCGCCGAGAAGACGATCCGTTATCCGCTTCTGCCGTCGTTCCGGCGATAGAGTTTCGTCCTCACAACCGTCACCAgcttcctcctccgccacctcctcctCATCCGGTGGGGATTCGTAGTCCTGACGACGATGATTCAGCTTCTCCGCCGCCGATCTCGTCCTCTTACATGCTCCTTGCACTctccggaggaggaggaggaggagctaaCTCGGCGGGTCCAATGTCTAGGAAACGTTTTAGGACAAAGTTTAGTCAGTatcagaaggagaagatgtTCGAGTTCGCTGAGAGAGTTGGGTGGAGGATGCCTAGAGCTGATGACGTGGCGGTTAAGGAGCTTTGTCGGGAGATTGGTGTTGATAAAAGCGTTTTCAAAGTGTGGATGCATAACAACAAGATTTCAGGACGCGGCGGAGCTAAAAGAGCTAACGGCGGAGTAGTAAGTGGAGGAGATAGTCGTGAGAGTGTTGTTCCGACGAATGGGTCGTTTTCTTCGACGTGA
- the LOC104769762 gene encoding 40S ribosomal protein S9-1 — protein MVHVCYYRNYGKTFKGPRRPYEKERLDSELKLVGEYGLRNKRELWRVQYALSRIRNAARDLLTLDEKNPKRIFEGEALLRRMNRYGLLDESQNKLDYVLALTVENFLERRLQTIVFKSGMAKSIHHSRVLIRQRHIRVGKQLVNIPSFMVRLDSQKHIDFALTSPFGGGRPGRVKRRNEKSASKKASGGDADGDDEE, from the exons ATGGTGCACGTTTGCTACTACCGCAACT ATGGAAAGACCTTCAAGGGACCACGTCGTCCTTACGAGAAGGAGCGTCTTGACTCTGAATTGAAGCTTGTTGGTGAGTATGGTCTCCGTAACAAGCGTGAGCTCTGGAGAGTGCAGTACGCTCTTAGCCGTATCCGTAATGCTGCTAGGGATCTTCTTACCCTTGATGAGAAGAATCCAAAGAGGATCTTCGAAGGTGAGGCTCTTTTGCGTAGGATGAACCGTTATGGTCTTCTTGATGAGAGCCAGAACAAGCTCGATTACGTCTTGGCCTTGACTGTGGAGAACTTTCTTGAACGTCGTCTTCAGACTATTGTGTTCAAGTCTGGTATGGCTAAGTCTATCCATCACTCTCGTGTCTTGATCAGGCAGAGGCATATCAG GGTTGGAAAGCAATTGGTGAACATTCCATCATTCATGGTGAGACTTGATTCACAGAAGCACATCGACTTTGCTCTGACCAGTCCCTTCGGTGGTGGCCGTCCAGGAAGAGTGAAGAGAAGGAACGAGAAGTCTGCATCCAAGAAAGCCTCTGGTGGTGACGCTGACGGTGATGATGAAGAGTAA